A stretch of Arachis hypogaea cultivar Tifrunner chromosome 15, arahy.Tifrunner.gnm2.J5K5, whole genome shotgun sequence DNA encodes these proteins:
- the LOC112748029 gene encoding auxin-responsive protein SAUR77-like: MDCLVMPVSLIRRRSVNSRMGYRPLGNDGLLDDHERPVTVVVGKERRVFMVEPFILRENPFRVLMEISMKKAEKDHFHFTSNERRVIFVDVDSILFEHMLWLMQNDASSLFQLNLKEIIDFYSQDI, translated from the coding sequence ATGGATTGCTTGGTGATGCCGGTCTCGTTGATCCGGCGACGCTCCGTGAACTCTCGGATGGGGTATAGGCCACTGGGCAATGATGGGCTGTTGGATGATCATGAGAGGCCGGTGACTGTTGTGGTTGGGAAAGAGAGGAGGGTGTTCATGGTGGAGCCTTTCATCTTGCGAGAGAATCCATTCAGGGTTTTGATGGAAATTTCAATGAAGAAGGCGGAGAAGGATCACTTCCACTTCACGAGCAACGAAAGAAGAGTGATATTTGTGGATGTGGATTCAATATTGTTCGAGCATATGCTGTGGCTAATGCAAAATGATGCCTCTTCTCTCTTCCAGCTCAATTTGAAGGAGATCATTGACTTCTATTCTCAGGATATTTAA